Proteins co-encoded in one Arachis stenosperma cultivar V10309 chromosome 7, arast.V10309.gnm1.PFL2, whole genome shotgun sequence genomic window:
- the LOC130939171 gene encoding extensin-like — protein sequence MGTSRLRLRAMVLLLYMTLASVSLTRCDADRSMRLVLKGPNKHRRNITNNKITKKLKMTKKIDLNPNTFSSNAQPYSVSSPFSLPPYESLPPVPLPDSNNNPPYCVYPPPTSPSANIPTPTGYQSSPPYYYSSPTIPTQGPPPSPTTIITPGPPESFPSPTTIIPGPPESIPSPTTPDIVPSPPENVPGSPEPIENPPIIIPGPPGPSMSPPSFEPTPPYYIPSPSSGGVNPGPPTIYPSPTGGNVPSPVVFQPPVIYPPPSVPPPPNMAPSTALWCVAKPSVPDPIIQEAMNYACWSGADCTSIQPSGPCFEPNTVFAHASYAFNSYWQRTKGAGGNCEFGGTAMLVAVDPSK from the exons ATGGGAACAAGCAGATTGAGACTGAGAGCTATGGTGCTTCTTCTCTACATGACTTTAGCATCTGTTTCTCTCACTCGTTGTG ATGCAGATAGATCAATGAGACTAGTATTGAAAGGCCCTAATAAACATAGAAGGAACATAACCAACAATAAGATCACAAAGAAATTGAAAATGACAAAGAAAATTGACCTTAACCCAAACACATTTTCATCAAACGCACAACCATATAGTGTTAGCTCCCCATTTTCTTTGCCACCTTATGAATCACTACCTCCAGTTCCATTACCAGACAGCAATAACAACCCTCCATATTGTGTGTATCCACCTCCAACTTCACCTTCAGCCAACATTCCAACCCCCACAGGGTATCAATCATCACCCCCTTACTATTACTCCTCACCAACAATTCCAACCCAAGGCCCACCACCAAGCCCAACAACAATCATTACCCCAGGCCCACCTGAGTCATTCCCTAGCCCAACAACAATTATCCCAGGCCCACCTGAGTCCATCCCCAGCCCAACAACGCCTGACATTGTTCCAAGCCCACCAGAGAATGTGCCGGGCTCACCGGAGCCCATAGAGAATCCCCCAATTATTATACCAGGCCCACCTGGCCCATCAATGAGCCCGCCTTCTTTTGAGCCCACCCCACCGTACTACATTCCGTCCCCTTCTAGCGGTGGTGTCAACCCTGGCCCACCAACTATTTATCCGTCACCAACCGGAGGCAACGTCCCAAGCCCGGTAGTGTTTCAGCCGCCCGTGATCTACCCACCACCAAGTGTTCCACCACCGCCGAACATGGCTCCTAGCACGGCGTTGTGGTGTGTAGCCAAGCCATCAGTCCCTGACCCAATTATCCAAGAGGCCATGAATTATGCTTGCTGGTCAGGGGCAGATTGCACTTCTATTCAGCCTAGTGGGCCTTGTTTTGAGCCCAACACTGTTTTTGCACATGCTTCATATGCTTTTAATAGTTATTGGCAAAGGACTAAGGGTGCTGGTGGCAATTGTGAATTTGGGGGGACAGCCATGTTGGTTGCTGTTGATCCAAGTaagtag